Proteins from a genomic interval of Neodiprion lecontei isolate iyNeoLeco1 chromosome 2, iyNeoLeco1.1, whole genome shotgun sequence:
- the LOC107224282 gene encoding ectopic P granules protein 5 homolog isoform X1 gives MATMERQKSRQFTVNDFQKRKKERNRIPNLQTVVPDAPTLEEFECLLGESPTNYPRVEGVEDMESELHAAAIDTEIYEGVNSCSRTIESDTVTEQYTSAAQESIVIDPVDTVDGDIPIPSVVANSVHALDRDVTIASAPLENDEEQQVEELNSVVSEMQLLDVSPTAPIMDSVIQVLPAESNASTSGVIEIGSEKKDVKNIEKASTETHEEETTALKEIKPFTDLQLAALYNNKELALAETFVAEFVDTQLRSSAIRQQHRLHELLVSYLRVRNHLIVNCQELNTLKTDCKETQKQLWCLDKASITESGECQDGNPVSATHEYLVAHFNQQTLAALSRNLSSIKDLLHNTQALHCYEAELLRLQLENYIQRVCTLCKDFGNLPHNASVSLKQGQIPSRIIPQMCELRTCIGILFNFQRRVLKDTKFISDTRDWLSRLVAVLLRVATWQDHLFLLNHILRCPGGISNWAIGFVQTPVQYYPAGQSTSPLNDPHIEHIVTVIATIMLPVKERDKFLEKVQISLQDAGSTAADTVWVMLDEEGEEDEDIRNVGANLGESDLIAMLHQIPFDKLFKLILFINQEGNNYSQEKSLVTEHHMLRIFAFSSILVRLLRQGLKTYDSPRYRQLAKRLSALIRDMVQYASDQWEAFDRTQVADQSMLSRLQTEYDSFFLKASQCIFSSRRLGAWQYLAAIPYHIVSSATLWYIFYMLHITDSAAAISPSTKMSENEWEAELNSPKLRKQFEEKLCEMPGDESYFLLTTFANMAMARHHDDYQFVQVATIDLFQIGFLSEKTQESCSKDARSLLSNLTSKYPSLLSDLLKKLKDNFVLIGKLSLYLFMELRIGRWIPEEEDFTILSCWLHQHPLNSTENHLARLILSHLNWGLDSKGQLCLGIHLHRRVALLVVELTMKYVPDTPAQTASLLAEGVKQVSSMVRPQSSEHAFSLWAWEMVTKLRLHQLDRSESTARHTISNPSTYLAQVPDIDADPSLEILAIGVREKQPIACYVAVLMTTWGHSIPLILLKGFNQLQILQCYYKYEQVLISLHHIVPLFLECIDSLIKTEKFSNLVTSLITADRTYMKMAKNLIVSDFPGPVLKLFANMIQTQLEDYRRYCLESPQVLVYLWLRVLALIPDWNRDQSVMYLMDIVIRAAYFHLNARAETETIFHNFFALAIEGGAENLASGKNSGSFGSFLSWATGSSTLPSLLGGPVQSVWLAHRILTTEQEDRERKTGLWHEVLRELAMQGKTSVDTALKKACATVKIQPFGASGLAIYRWSHQALDTPMDHPLLALLWQNFFTLFLARVPTVTGTLDKGGVGEKFFEGMINLSYFKKLKKRLHDTTEYFQVKGESDLDNGSPITEERRVFYFNAAKFYKTLSLWLEEPRLQESGLYLPALPLQYMSQKLALLLQGNQEPWLEYVDYQSVRKSQLKAVAEWQACSLRNPESQSLKTNQTPTTPLEPLDPLQRIFRRITTYEQPIPPPSLSKNNAFLPYVSKESLYKPDGILNLLKPHLKAIIEYAQTYNLMLDEHTAIDCNFLELVPTLYRDVESRVTLHALCDPSPSGQRRSRSGTPPIVHCAGAAVIRIKISEARVSDGVDHMISQNRAEYEQLLVRASQPPPAKVSQACVFVDYLIMLLEHELTISRTSENSTILSNVQETGVKLFYHLVDFYTEEAALCPPTKQFITTYLEKLGQLFISGEEAQGQPLLKTIMQRPGLGGLLGPHFTPVAGGASTFLPMYQTVVDLATGPNADLCFVLLSKFDVGSWLNYRRPRLSERSTFIDLVSKALCNAGLTPEDEKLILHELFRNHLRLVLLHEFPEHYGEVLSAILRGSESQSLSLDVWRDLLTALSGRSKSQAPVQPIKVRDEIRRYATEQRLLSRQEMQDTAVLLSKHFMKERLQYGLYGLYPKYRVYNEPIATFLGMVGHALVVLTLHSDKGTLADQLCERIWPVLGDMFAPWIIPYWTRHLREPTAAWIQQLTDDRSVLLPWIIADGPYANRTVAMFVECIRFIIDTMPASSKILCFLWQFYVTNFAHTSVKDHILNVIHGNFLSLPWDRFSPGIGDIELMVKVVDQYLPDSHLFLGSVFTSVNWQVWANEILSVQPLPVASRMHICLLNLLVKLSNEPNVRQNEKAVQIVLTAEKFAWHLVDAAAYDQVINWYVMSCDPRVILCLDSNQIYSIDGAINNLLKIAAAYDPNVTHFHPTTLKKRQMYVRSSVKLLVNCTTRHKTLLTSDPKAFTDALSKMLDDMECVITNTVSQPQQAAEAGLLVTELLHSINQSGPLVEQLRTSWASWLSSRTSSSPTLMGILRVIGIAVASPSALGELMEAALDAYFKHNDLVADEALPTWGWVLTVLQPVIPRQPPVEGVLVAEGRILTLYALLLKRLPSCRNIKEEGLLLVNLIDWISTIKPTEFIEEKLPLLWGKALELAYRQCQYSENTVIAARALKGLARALLLTADDVGQGWGILGAIGLRKGSQLSIRCKFLSRTLGVYCLAQLPESKSEHQIVRFTPHSPGVAPSRSSDSDFQDVKPNAEAIKAMQTLEALVTNKHYAELKGDVEQVIRLIRDSGNSLHNAVAVVGTLTAELYNQRYLHVLIE, from the exons ATGGCGACAATGGAACGGCAAAAATCTCGGCAG TTCACGGTAAATGATTTTCAGAAGCGGAAGAAAGAGCGAAATCGTATTCCCAATTTGCAAACTGTCGTCCCGGATGCCCCGACCCTGGAAGAATTTGAATGTCTACTTGGGGAATCCCCAACAAATTATCCTCGTGTCGAAGGAGTCGAAGATATGGAAAGTGAACTGCACGCAGCTGCTATCGATACTGAGATTTATGAGGGTGTAAATTCGTGTTCAAGAACTATTGAGTCGGATACTGTAACGGAGCAGTACACGTCAGCTGCTCAG GAATCCATAGTTATCGATCCAGTGGATACAGTTGATGGAGATATACCAATTCCATCTGTAGTTGCCAATTCGGTGCATGCACTTGATCGAGATGTAACAATTGCATCGGCACCATTGGAAAATGATGAAGAGCAACAAGTTGAAGAATTAAATTCTGTTGTCTCTGAAATGCAGCTCCTGGATGTATCGCCAACTGCTCCAATTATGGACTCGGTGATACAAGTACTTCCGGCTGAATCCAATGCTTCAACATCTGGCGTAATAGAGATTGGATCAGAGAAGAAAGATGtcaaaaacattgaaaaagcCTCTACAGAAACACATGAAGAAGAAACAACTGCCTTGAAAGAGATTAAACCATTCACAGACTTACAGTTGGCGGCACTTTACAACAATAAAGAGTTGGCCTTGGCTGAAACATTTGTTGCAGAATTTGTCGATACTCAGTTACGAAGCTCTGCTATTAGACAGCAGCATCGCCTCCACGAACTGCTTGTCAGTTATTTACGTGTCAGAAATCACCTGATAGTCAATTGTCAGGAACTCAATACCTTGAAAACGGATTGTAAAGAAACGCAAAAACAGTTATGGTGCTTGGACAAAGCTTCCATTACGGAATCTGGTGAATGTCAAGATGGAAATCCAGTTAGCGCAACTCACGAGTATCTTGTTGCTCATTTTAATCAGCAAACATTAGCTGCTTTGTCTCGAAATTTGTCAAGCATCAAAGACTTACTGCACAATACTCAAGCCCTGCATTGCTACGAGGCTGAACTACTCAGGCTGCAATTAGAGAACTATATTCAAAGAGTGTGCACCTTGTGTAAGGATTTTGGAAATCTTCCCCATAATGCGTCAGTGAGCCTCAAGCAAGGCCAAATACCATCACGCATAATACCTCAAATGTGCGAGCTCAGGACATGCATTGGAATATTATTTAACTTTCAACGCAGAGTTTTAAAAGACACGAAATTTATATCTGATACGCGAGACTGGCTGTCCCGCTTAGTAGCTGTTCTTTTGAGGGTCGCTACTTGGCAGGACcacttatttttattgaaccATATATTGAGATGCCCTGGCGGCATTTCTAATTGGGCAATTGGATTTGTTCAAACACCTGTCCAATACTATCCTGCGGGGCAGAGTACTTCACCCCTGAACGATCCACATATCGAGCACATTGTTACTGTGATTGCTACTATTATGTTGCCAGTTAAGGAACGGGACAAATTTTTGGAGAAG GTTCAAATATCTCTCCAGGATGCAGGAAGTACTGCAGCTGATACTGTGTGGGTAATGTTGGATGAAGAAGgggaagaagatgaagatatTAGAAATGTCGGAGCAAACCTTGGGGAAAGTGACTTGATTGCTATGCTTCATCAGATTCCTTTTGACAAGCTTTTCAAACTGATTCTATTCATCAATCAGGAGGGCAATAATTACAGTCAAGAAAAAAGTCTTGTCACTGAGCACCATATGCTGCGGATTTTTGCCTTTTCCTCGATACTGGTCAGACTGCTCAGGCAAGGCTTGAAAACCTACGATTCTCCAAGATACAGACAACTTGCCAAGAGATTGAGCGCTCTCATTCGAGATATGGTGCAATATGCTAGTGATCAATGGGAGGCATTTGATAGAACTCAG GTGGCTGACCAGTCAATGCTCAGTAGACTGCAAACAGAGTATGACAGTTTCTTTCTAAAAGCAAGTCAATGCATATTTTCATCACGGAGACTGGGTGCATGGCAATACCTGGCTGCAATTCCTTACCACATTGTATCCTCTGCGACATTatggtatattttttacatgttaCACATCACTGACTCGGCTGCTGCTATTTCACCATCTACAAAAATGAGTGAAAACG aaTGGGAAGCCGAATTAAATTCACCAAAACTTAGAAAACAATTCGAGGAGAAGCTCTGCGAAATGCCAGGGGACGAATCCTATTTTTTGCTTACAACTTTTGCCAATATGGCTATGGCCAGACATCATGACGATTATCAGTTTGTTCAAGTTGCTACTATCGATTTATTTCAA ATTGGATTCCTCAGTGAAAAAACTCAAGAATCGTGTTCAAAAGATGCTCGGTCGTTGCTGTCAAATTTGACAAGCAAGTATCCTTCGCTTCTTTCCGAtcttctgaaaaaattaaaagacaaTTTCGTTTTGATCGGAAAG CTCAGTTTATATCTCTTCATGGAACTACGAATTGGAAGATGGATTCCCGAAGAAGAGGATTTTACTATTCTGTCCTGCTGGTTGCATCAGCATCCCTTAAATTCTACTGAAAATCATCTTGCTCGTTTGATACTTTCTCACCTCAACTGGGGACTTGATAG CAAAGGCCAATTATGCCTTGGAATTCATTTACACCGTCGTGTAGCACTTCTTGTAGTTGAACTTACAATGAAGTACGTTCCAGATACTCCTGCACAAACAGCTTCCCTTCTGGCCGAAGGTGTCAAGCAA GTATCATCTATGGTCAGACCGCAGAGTAGTGAACATGCCTTTTCCTTATGGGCATGGGAAATGGTTACAAAATTGAGATTACATCAGCTCGATAGGTCGGAGAGTACAGCCCGGCATACAATATCAAATCCAAGTACTTACCTAGCTCAAGTTCCGGATATTGACGCTGATCCGTCACTGGAGATTCTCGCGATTGGTGTCAGAGAAAAACAACCAATTGCTTGTTATGTGGCTGTGCTAATGACAACCTGGGGTCATTCTATTCCATTGATTTTATTGAAAGGATTTAACCAGCTACAAATACTACAGTGTTACTACAAATATGAACAAGTTCTCATTTCGCTTCATCATATAGTTCCATTATTTCTCGAATGTATCGACTCATTGATCAAAactgaaaagttttcaaatctGGTCACATCTTTAATTACTGCGGACAGAACGTACATGAAGATGGCCAAGAACTTGATTGTCTCGGATTTTCCTGGTCCGGTACTGAAGCTATTTGCTAACATGATACAAACCCAATTGGAAGATTATCGCAG GTATTGTTTGGAAAGTCCTCAAGTACTTGTTTACCTCTGGCTGAGAGTGCTAGCATTGATACCAGATTGGAACCGAGATCAGAGTGTCATGTATTTGATGGATATAGTTATTAGAGCtgcatattttcatttgaatgcCAGAGCAGAGACTGAGACCATCTTCCACAATTTTTTCGCA CTAGCCATTGAGGGAGGCGCAGAG AACTTGGCATCAGGAAAGAATTCAGGCTCATTCGGATCATTCCTGAGTTGGGCTACAGGTTCCTCCACATTACCCAGTCTTCTCGGAGGACCTGTACAATCTGTGTGGTTGGCTCACCGAATTCTTACAACGGAACAagaagacagagagagaaaaactgGCCTCTGGCACGAAGTACTACGGGAATTAGCCATGCAGGGGAAAACATCTGTAGACACTGCTCTTAAG AAAGCCTGTGCCACTGTGAAAATACAACCATTTGGAGCTAGCGGTTTGGCTATATATCGATGGTCCCATCAAGCGCTAGATACTCCTATGGACCACCCACTCTTGGCGCTTCTGTGGCAAAACTTCTTCACCTTGTTTTTAGCCAGAGTTCCTACAGTTACTGG CACTTTGGACAAAGGCGGTGttggtgagaaattttttgaaggCATGATCAACTTAAGTTACTTCAAAAAGCTGAAGAAACGCCTTCATGATACAACCGAATACTTTCAAGTGAAAGGGGAAAGTGATTTGGACAACGGGTCTCCAATAACTGAGGAAAGAAGAgtgttttatttcaatgctgccaa gtTTTATAAAACACTAAGCTTATGGCTGGAAGAACCACGATTACAAGAATCTGGATTGTATCTTCCTGCATTACCGCTGCAGTATATGTCACAAAAGTTGGCATTGTTATTGCAAGGAAATCAG GAACCGTGGTTGGAATATGTCGACTATCAATCTGTCAGAAAAAGTCAATTGAAGGCAGTTGCGGAATGGCAAGCCTGTAGTCTAAGAAACCCAGAAAGTCAGTCGCTAAAGACAAATCAGACACCAACGACACCTTTGGAGCCGTTGGATCCTCTGCAGAGGATATTTCGGAGAATAACCACTTATGAGCAACCAATTCCGCCACCTTCGCTAAGCAAAAACAACGCATTTCTGCCTTACGTATCAAAGGAAAGTCTGTATAAGCCTGACGGCATTTTGAACTTGTTGAAACCGCATCTCAAAGCAATAATAGAATATGCCCAGACATATAATCTCATGCTTGACGAACATACAGCGATAGACTGCAATTTCTTGGAACTAGTTCCAACACTCTACAGAGATGTTGAGAGCCGAGTTACTCTTCACGCTCTGTGTGATCCTTCGCCTTCTGGACAAAGACGTTCTAGATCCGGCACACCGCCTATCGTTCATTGCGCTGGAGCTGCAGTTATTAGAATAAAG ATTTCAGAAGCTCGAGTCAGCGACGGTGTCGACCACATGATTAGTCAAAATAGAGCTGAGTATGAACAGTTATTGGTTCGAGCCAGTCAACCTCCGCCTGCAAAGGTTTCTCAAGCCTGCGTCTTCGTTGATTACCTGATTAT GCTTCTGGAACATGAATTAACTATCAGCCGGACCAGCGAGAACTCGACTATTTTAAGCAATGTACAAGAGACTGGGgtcaaattattttaccatCTGGTTGATTTTTACACAGAAGAGGCTGCTCTTTGCCCACCGACTAAGCAGTTTATCACAACATATCTAGAAAAATTGGGCCAG TTATTCATCAGCGGAGAGGAAGCTCAGGGACAACCTTTATTGAAAACGATAATGCAACGACCAGGATTAGGAGGCTTACTGGGGCCCCATTTTACACCAGTAGCTGGAGGCGCGTCAACTTTCTTGCCTATGTATCAAACTGTTGTTGACTTAGCTACTGGGCCAAACGCCGACCTGTGTTTCGTTTTACTCTCCAAG TTTGACGTTGGAAGCTGGCTAAATTATAGACGACCCAGACTCAGCGAGAGATCCACGTTCATTGATCTGGTGTCCAAAGCCCTGTGCAATGCTGGATTAACCCCCGAAGACGAAAAACTTATATTACACGag CTTTTCCGTAATCATCTTCGACTCGTACTCCTCCACGAGTTTCCTGAGCATTATGGCGAGGTTTTAAGTGCAATATTAAGAGGCAGCGAGTCACAGAGCCTATCATTGGATGTTTGGCGAGACTTACTAACTGCCCTTAGTGGAAGATCGAAATCCCAGGCTCCTGTACAACCGATAAAAGTCAGAGATGAAATTCGACGTTATGCTACGGAACAGAGATTGCTCTCGCGACAAGAG ATGCAGGATACCGCTGTTCTTCTGAGCAAACATTTTATGAAAGAACGATTGCAGTATGGATTGTATGGATTGTATCCCAAATATCGAGTATACAATGAACCAATCGCCACATTTCTTGGTATGGTTGGACATGCTCTCGTCGTGCTGACTCTTCATTCTGACAAAGGAACATTAGCCGATCAAT TATGCGAACGCATATGGCCAGTTTTGGGGGACATGTTTGCACCATGGATTATACCATATTGGACGAGGCATCTGCGCGAGCCAACAGCAGCTTGGATTCAGCAATTGACAGACGACAGATCAGTTTTACTGCCATGGATAATAGCTGATGGACCATATGCAAACAGAACTGTTGCGATGTTTGTCGAGTGTATAAGATTCATCATCGATACTATGCCTGCATCAAGCAAAATTCTCTGTTTTCTATGGCAATTTTATGTGACAAATTTTGCTCATACCTCGGTCAAAGATCATATCTTGAACGTTATTCACGGCAATTTTCTGTCACTGCCTTGGGACAGATTCAGTCCTGGTATAGGGGATATCGAATTGATGGTTAAAGTCGTTGATCAGTATTTGCCAGATAGTCACTTGTTCCTGGGAAGTGTGTTCACTAGTGTTAATTGGCAAGTCTGGGCGAATGAAATACTGTCTGTTCAGCCGCTGCCGGTCGCTTCCAGAATGCATATATGCTTGCTAAACCTGCTCGTTAAACTTTCAAATGAACCAAATGTTAGACAG AATGAAAAAGCTGTACAAATAGTTCTGACTGCAGAAAAGTTTGCCTGGCATTTGGTAGATGCTGCTGCGTATGATCAGGTGATTAATTGGTATGTTATGAGCTGTGATCCCAGAGTAATACTTTGCCTCGATTCCAATCAGATTTATTCGATCGATGGAGCTATCAACAA tttgttgaaaattgccGCTGCATACGATCCCAATGTGACTCATTTTCATCCTACGACATTGAAAAAGAGACAAATGTACGTTCGGTCTTCAGTTAAATTATTGGTAAATTGCACAACTCGTCACAAGACACTTCTGACGAGTGATCCCAAAGCATTTACCGATGCATTGTCCAAGATGTTGGATGACATGGAGTGTGTTATTACGAata CCGTATCGCAACCTCAACAAGCTGCAGAAGCTGGTTTGTTAGTCACCGAATTGCTCCATTCTATAAATCAAAGTGGTCCGCTAGTCGAACAACTGCGCACCAGCTGGGCCTCGTGGCTTTCCAGTAGAACATCCAGTAGCCCAACGCTCATGGGTATTCTGCGAGTAATAGGGATAGCAGTCGCGTCGCCATCCGCTCTTGGAGAACTAATGGAAGCTGCTCTTGATGCTTACTTCAAGCATAATG aTTTAGTTGCCGACGAGGCGTTACCAACTTGGGGTTGGGTACTGACGGTCTTGCAGCCTGTAATACCGCGTCAACCGCCAGTCGAGGGAGTTTTGGTGGCCGAAGGTCGTATCTTGACACTATATGCGCTTTTACTTAAAAGGCTGCCCTCTTGCAGAAATATCAAAGAGGAAGGGCTGTTACTGGTCAATTTGATCGATTGGATTTCTACCATCAAGCCGAC AGAGTTCATAGAGGAAAAGTTACCGTTATTGTGGGGTAAGGCGCTGGAACTAGCGTATAGACAATGTCAGTATAGTGAAAACACAGTGATTGCTGCCAGAGCATTGAAAGGTTTGGCTCGCGCTTTACTCCTTACTGCAGACGATGTGGGACAAGGTTGGGGAATTCTAGGAGCTATCGGCTTGAGAAAAGGATCTCAGTTATCTATAAG GTGTAAATTTCTAAGCAGAACACTCGGTGTGTACTGTTTGGCGCAACTGCCTGAATCGAAATCGGAGCACCAAATAGTACGCTTTACACCTCACTCTCCGGGAGTTGCACCTTCAAGATCCAGTGATTCTGATTTCCAAGATGTAAAGCCAAATGCTGAGGCCATTAAAGCCATGCAAACGTTAGAGGCTTTAGTTACAAACAAACATTATGCCGAACTCAAAGGTGATGTTGAACAAGTCATCCGACTTATTAGAGACTCGGGAAATTCACTTCACAATGCCGTTGCTGTTGTTGGCACGCTCACTGCAGAGCTTTATAATCAACGATATTTGCACGTTTTAATTGAGTAG